In Capillimicrobium parvum, a genomic segment contains:
- the treY gene encoding malto-oligosyltrehalose synthase, producing MRATYRLQLGPGLTFADVRELVPYLRDLGISHLYLSPSLQARSGSTHGYDVVDPTRISRELGGEAALRELAGAGLGIILDIVPNHMGTGDENRWWSDPELRARWFDVDEHTGAYRRFFDIDDLAAIRQEDPEVFETTHAKVLELLRDGVLDGLRVDHPDGLADPAGYLRRLREAGAEHVWVEKILSHSRPPESLRDWPVDGTVGYEFLNDVQGVFVDADAEDAFTALYAEVTGETRTFEDVALEAQLEQAETTFAREVDRLRRLQHLPGIAEALARLPVYRTYVEPWSGRVTDGDREAIAASGMHDALARVLRLEDDAPQEFVTRFQQTSPPITAKGVEDTAFYRYNRLLALNEVGGDPARFGVSIEDFHAANAERARRFPRNLLVTQTHDTKRGGDVRARIGALTWMADEWRERVLRWRELNAPLRETVAGREGRVGPDPNEEYLLYQTLVGAWPIEPLERLDAYLEKALREAKVNTSWVGQNEAWERAVQRFARAVVAHEPFLADFLPFAERVAVAGEASALGQLLLKYTVPGLPDTYQGDELLALNLVDPDNRRPVDWSARRAALDALRDDAGPIDAEHRKLYLIHTALTVRAQREATFAGGYTALDAPDGVVAYLRGDDVAVIVPVRPGAQPVADIPGGEWEERLEHLSGLSLLVR from the coding sequence ATGCGTGCGACCTACCGCCTGCAGCTCGGTCCCGGGCTGACCTTCGCCGACGTCCGCGAGCTCGTGCCCTACCTGCGCGACCTCGGGATCAGCCACCTGTACCTGTCGCCGTCGCTGCAGGCCCGCAGCGGCTCCACCCACGGCTACGACGTCGTCGACCCGACGCGGATCTCGCGCGAGCTCGGCGGCGAGGCGGCGCTGCGCGAGCTCGCCGGCGCCGGGCTCGGCATCATCCTCGACATCGTGCCCAACCACATGGGCACCGGCGACGAGAACCGCTGGTGGAGCGATCCGGAGCTCCGCGCCAGGTGGTTCGACGTCGACGAGCACACCGGCGCCTATCGTCGCTTCTTCGACATCGACGACCTGGCGGCGATCCGCCAGGAGGACCCCGAGGTCTTCGAGACGACCCACGCCAAGGTCCTCGAGCTGCTGCGCGACGGCGTGCTCGACGGGCTGCGGGTCGATCACCCCGACGGCCTGGCGGACCCGGCGGGCTATCTGCGCCGGCTGCGCGAGGCGGGGGCCGAGCACGTGTGGGTCGAGAAGATCCTCTCCCATTCCCGCCCACCCGAATCGCTGCGCGACTGGCCGGTCGACGGGACGGTGGGCTACGAGTTCCTCAACGACGTCCAGGGGGTGTTCGTCGACGCGGACGCCGAGGACGCGTTCACCGCGCTCTATGCGGAGGTCACGGGCGAGACGCGGACGTTCGAGGACGTGGCGCTGGAGGCCCAGCTCGAGCAGGCCGAGACGACGTTCGCGCGCGAGGTCGACCGGCTGCGCCGCCTGCAGCACCTGCCGGGGATCGCCGAGGCGCTGGCGCGGCTGCCGGTCTACCGCACCTACGTCGAGCCCTGGTCGGGCCGCGTGACCGACGGCGACCGCGAGGCCATCGCGGCGTCCGGCATGCACGACGCGCTGGCGCGCGTGCTGCGCCTCGAGGACGACGCGCCGCAGGAGTTCGTCACCCGCTTCCAGCAGACCTCGCCGCCGATCACGGCCAAGGGCGTCGAGGACACGGCCTTCTACCGCTACAACCGCCTGCTCGCGCTCAACGAGGTCGGGGGCGACCCGGCCCGCTTCGGCGTGTCGATCGAGGACTTCCACGCGGCGAACGCCGAGCGCGCGCGCCGGTTCCCGCGCAACCTGCTGGTCACGCAGACGCACGACACGAAGCGCGGCGGCGACGTGCGCGCCCGGATCGGCGCGCTGACGTGGATGGCGGACGAGTGGCGCGAGCGCGTGCTGCGCTGGCGCGAGCTCAACGCTCCGCTGCGCGAGACGGTGGCTGGGCGCGAGGGGCGGGTGGGACCAGACCCCAACGAGGAGTACCTGCTCTACCAGACGCTCGTCGGCGCCTGGCCGATCGAGCCGCTCGAGCGCCTCGACGCCTACCTCGAGAAGGCGCTGCGCGAGGCGAAGGTCAACACGAGCTGGGTCGGTCAGAACGAGGCGTGGGAGCGCGCGGTCCAGCGCTTCGCCCGCGCGGTGGTCGCCCACGAGCCGTTCCTGGCCGACTTCCTGCCGTTCGCCGAGCGCGTCGCCGTCGCCGGAGAAGCCTCCGCGCTCGGCCAGCTGCTGCTGAAGTACACGGTGCCCGGGCTGCCCGACACGTACCAGGGCGACGAGCTCCTCGCGCTGAACCTCGTCGATCCCGACAACCGGCGGCCGGTCGACTGGTCCGCCCGCCGCGCCGCCCTCGACGCGCTCCGGGATGATGCGGGGCCCATCGATGCCGAGCACCGCAAGCTCTACCTCATCCACACCGCGCTGACGGTGCGCGCGCAGCGCGAGGCCACGTTCGCCGGCGGCTACACCGCGCTGGACGCCCCGGACGGCGTCGTGGCCTACCTGCGCGGCGACGACGTCGCGGTGATCGTGCCGGTGCGCCCGGGCGCCCAGCCGGTCGCCGACATCCCCGGCGGGGAGTGGGAGGAGCGCCTGGAGCACCTTTCCGGTCTGTCGCTGCTCGTGCGCTGA
- the glgX gene encoding glycogen debranching protein GlgX has protein sequence MSQDVWPGRPFPLGPTWDGHGTNFSLFSEHAERVELCLYDDEDEETRIEVEQVTAHTWHCYLPGVGLGQRYGYRVHGPYAPEHGHRFNPHKLLIDPYAKAIEGPVRPERANTLPYVPDPDNPDADLEADDEDSAPAMPRCLVVDQSFHWEDDRPPNHRWSDMVIYETHVKGYTKRHPHVPEHLQGTYAGLASDEALAHLIDLGVTAVELLPIHHIVDESFLAERGLTNYWGYSSIGYLAPHALYAANGQGGEALREFKGMVKALHRAGIEVILDVVYNHTAEGNHLGPMLSFKGVDNAAYYRLVPGDLRHYMDFTGTGNSLNPVHPSVLRLIMDSLRYWVTECHVDGFRFDLASALARELYDVDRLSAFFDTIHQDPILSQVKLIAEPWDVGPGGYQVGNFPVLWSEWNGIYRDTVRDFWRGEANVAEFAARLTGSSDLYEEDGRHPFASINFITAHDGFTLRDLVSFNEKHNEANLEDNQDGTDDNRSWNCGVEGETDDPQIEALRLRQQRNFLATLLLSIGTPMLLGGDEFGRTQGGNNNAWCQDSEISWFDWDLAERNHDLTAFTRRLIRLRREHPAFRRTNFLAGRDLEGSGLPDAWWFRPDGRRMTQHDWNREDGLFVGVFLNGDELREVDDHGRPLYDDSWLMLFNASHEDVDFTLPNERFGKVWCSEIDTCRPEEEPGARRYDARDTVTVPSRSMLVLRRAG, from the coding sequence ATGAGCCAGGACGTCTGGCCCGGCCGGCCGTTCCCGCTCGGCCCCACGTGGGACGGGCACGGCACGAACTTCTCGCTGTTCTCCGAGCACGCCGAGCGCGTGGAGCTCTGCCTCTACGACGACGAGGACGAGGAGACACGCATCGAGGTCGAGCAGGTCACGGCCCATACCTGGCACTGCTACCTGCCGGGCGTCGGGCTCGGCCAGCGCTACGGCTACCGGGTCCACGGTCCGTACGCGCCGGAGCATGGCCACCGGTTCAACCCGCACAAGCTGCTGATCGACCCCTACGCGAAGGCGATCGAGGGACCGGTGCGGCCCGAGCGCGCGAACACCCTGCCCTACGTCCCTGACCCCGACAACCCGGACGCGGACCTCGAGGCCGACGACGAGGACTCCGCGCCGGCGATGCCGCGCTGCCTGGTGGTCGACCAGAGCTTCCACTGGGAGGACGACCGCCCCCCGAACCACCGCTGGTCGGACATGGTCATCTACGAGACCCACGTCAAGGGCTACACGAAGCGCCACCCGCACGTGCCCGAGCACCTGCAGGGCACCTACGCGGGCCTGGCGTCCGACGAGGCGCTCGCGCACCTCATCGACCTGGGCGTGACGGCCGTGGAGCTGCTGCCGATCCACCACATCGTCGACGAGTCGTTCCTCGCCGAGCGCGGGCTCACGAACTACTGGGGCTACAGCTCGATCGGCTACCTCGCCCCGCACGCCCTGTACGCCGCCAACGGGCAGGGCGGCGAGGCGCTGCGCGAGTTCAAGGGCATGGTCAAGGCCCTGCACCGGGCGGGCATCGAGGTGATCCTCGACGTGGTCTACAACCACACGGCGGAGGGCAACCACCTCGGCCCGATGCTGTCGTTCAAGGGCGTCGACAACGCGGCGTACTACCGGCTCGTGCCCGGCGACCTGCGGCATTACATGGACTTCACCGGGACGGGCAACAGCCTCAACCCGGTCCATCCGAGCGTTCTGCGGCTGATCATGGACTCGCTGCGCTACTGGGTGACGGAGTGCCACGTGGACGGCTTCCGGTTCGACCTCGCCTCCGCGCTGGCCCGCGAGCTCTACGACGTGGACCGGCTGTCGGCGTTCTTCGACACGATCCACCAGGACCCGATCCTGTCGCAGGTCAAGCTGATCGCCGAGCCGTGGGACGTCGGGCCGGGCGGCTACCAGGTCGGCAACTTCCCGGTGCTGTGGTCGGAGTGGAACGGCATCTACCGCGACACCGTGCGCGACTTCTGGCGCGGCGAGGCGAACGTCGCCGAGTTCGCGGCGCGCTTGACCGGCTCGAGCGACCTCTACGAGGAGGACGGCCGCCACCCGTTCGCGTCGATCAACTTCATCACCGCCCACGACGGCTTCACGCTGCGCGACCTCGTGTCCTTCAACGAGAAGCACAACGAGGCCAACCTGGAGGACAACCAGGACGGCACCGACGACAACCGCTCCTGGAACTGCGGGGTCGAGGGGGAGACCGACGACCCGCAGATCGAGGCGCTGCGCCTGCGCCAGCAGCGCAACTTCCTCGCCACGCTCCTGCTGTCGATCGGCACGCCGATGCTGCTCGGCGGCGACGAGTTCGGCCGCACCCAGGGCGGCAACAACAACGCGTGGTGCCAGGACTCGGAGATCTCCTGGTTCGACTGGGATCTGGCCGAGCGCAACCACGACCTGACCGCGTTCACGCGGCGCCTGATCCGCCTGCGCCGCGAGCACCCCGCGTTCCGGCGCACGAACTTCCTCGCCGGCCGGGACCTCGAGGGCTCGGGCCTGCCCGACGCGTGGTGGTTCCGGCCCGACGGCCGGCGCATGACCCAGCACGACTGGAACCGCGAGGACGGGCTGTTCGTCGGCGTGTTCCTGAACGGCGACGAGCTGCGCGAGGTCGACGACCACGGCCGGCCGCTGTACGACGACTCGTGGCTCATGCTGTTCAACGCCAGCCACGAGGACGTCGACTTCACGCTGCCCAACGAGCGCTTCGGCAAGGTGTGGTGCAGCGAGATCGACACGTGCCGGCCGGAGGAGGAGCCGGGCGCGCGGCGCTACGACGCGCGCGACACGGTGACCGTCCCGTCGCGCTCGATGCTCGTGCTGCGCCGCGCGGGGTAG